In Salinisphaera sp. LB1, one genomic interval encodes:
- a CDS encoding aldo/keto reductase has product MHNVTANGATIPAIGFGTFELEPKDAEAMVEHALAVGYRHIDTAQAYKNEEAVGRGIKNSGVTRKDIFLTTKVWTDRYTDGELQKSVAESLERLDTDYLDLLLLHWPNPDVSLKETLAALNEVQDKGLVRNIGISNFTRAQIHEAAELSAKPLATNQVEYHPYLDQKPVLDALSEHDISLTAYCPLARGEVFKDPTLERIGKRYGKNAGQVALRWLIQQDNVIALPRSSNPAHVAANFEVFDFELTEKEMSEISKLHSEDGRMINPSFAPAWDNAA; this is encoded by the coding sequence ATGCATAATGTGACGGCCAATGGCGCGACGATTCCCGCGATCGGCTTCGGCACCTTCGAGCTTGAGCCCAAGGACGCCGAGGCGATGGTTGAACATGCACTCGCGGTGGGTTATCGCCACATCGATACCGCCCAGGCCTACAAGAACGAGGAAGCCGTGGGCCGCGGCATCAAGAATTCCGGCGTCACCCGCAAAGACATCTTCCTGACCACCAAGGTCTGGACCGACCGTTACACCGACGGCGAGCTGCAGAAGTCGGTCGCTGAAAGCCTTGAACGGCTCGATACCGATTATCTCGACCTGCTGCTGCTGCACTGGCCGAACCCGGATGTCTCGCTCAAGGAGACGCTGGCCGCACTCAACGAAGTGCAGGACAAGGGCCTGGTGCGCAACATCGGCATCAGCAACTTCACCCGCGCCCAGATCCATGAGGCAGCCGAGCTCTCGGCCAAGCCACTGGCCACCAATCAGGTCGAGTATCACCCCTACCTTGATCAAAAGCCGGTGCTGGATGCCTTGTCCGAGCACGACATTTCACTCACTGCCTACTGCCCGTTGGCCCGCGGCGAGGTATTCAAGGACCCGACGCTGGAACGCATCGGCAAGCGATACGGCAAGAATGCCGGCCAGGTAGCGCTGCGCTGGCTGATTCAGCAGGACAACGTGATCGCCCTGCCCCGCTCATCCAACCCGGCGCACGTCGCCGCCAACTTCGAGGTCTTCGATTTCGAGCTCACCGAGAAAGAAATGAGCGAGATCAGCAAGCTGCATTCCGAGGACGGCCGAATGATCAATCCGTCGTTCGCGCCGGCCTGGGACAACGCCGCCTAA
- a CDS encoding OmpA family protein: MERLRTYRGRRWRGIVGLAVVLSALAVVAGLPCNAEASQPALDLPVSMPASAKTLASTRSKKTYPLIVGRIVQLGGIPGNISAVRTVDGTAMRRTFVVPGASSAKALAATLVQRLTQAGFEPLFSCHGATCGPHFQKVSPGYRAAPAHFDGPLAGQVYRALRRPSANGDEYVALQIAPDDAALAVQFDVARSQPREVGAISVDAAEMARQLTQTGHVALHGIFFGTDSDRIKPESRSMVDQIAKLLKNKPKLRLLVVGHTDNRGSFAYNQALSERRAKAVVQALVKQHGIDPARLKPVGVSYAAPSASNATAAGRAKNRRVELVPW; this comes from the coding sequence ATGGAGCGTTTGCGAACATATCGGGGCCGGCGTTGGCGCGGCATCGTGGGGCTGGCGGTTGTGTTGTCGGCCCTCGCTGTTGTGGCGGGCCTGCCATGCAATGCCGAGGCCAGCCAACCGGCGCTCGATCTGCCGGTGTCCATGCCCGCCAGTGCCAAGACGCTGGCCTCGACCCGTTCGAAAAAAACCTATCCGTTGATCGTGGGCCGAATCGTTCAGCTTGGCGGCATCCCCGGCAACATTTCCGCCGTGCGCACCGTCGACGGTACGGCCATGCGGCGGACGTTCGTCGTCCCCGGCGCGAGCTCGGCCAAGGCGCTGGCGGCCACGCTTGTGCAGCGACTGACCCAGGCCGGGTTCGAGCCGTTGTTTTCCTGCCACGGCGCGACCTGCGGGCCCCATTTTCAGAAGGTCTCTCCCGGTTATCGCGCCGCCCCCGCGCATTTCGACGGGCCGCTGGCCGGCCAGGTTTATCGTGCGCTGCGGCGGCCCAGTGCGAACGGCGATGAATACGTTGCCCTGCAGATCGCGCCGGACGACGCTGCGCTGGCGGTCCAGTTCGATGTGGCGCGCTCGCAACCGCGTGAAGTGGGGGCGATCTCGGTCGACGCGGCCGAAATGGCGCGCCAGCTCACGCAAACCGGCCATGTCGCGCTGCACGGTATATTTTTCGGCACCGACAGCGACCGTATCAAGCCGGAATCGCGCTCGATGGTCGATCAGATCGCCAAGCTGCTCAAGAACAAGCCCAAACTTCGACTGTTGGTGGTCGGCCATACCGACAACCGGGGCAGTTTCGCCTATAACCAGGCCCTGTCGGAACGCCGGGCGAAGGCCGTGGTCCAGGCCCTGGTCAAGCAGCACGGCATCGACCCGGCGCGGCTCAAACCCGTGGGCGTGAGTTATGCGGCGCCGAGCGCGAGCAACGCCACCGCGGCAGGTCGGGCCAAGAACCGTCGTGTCGAGCTCGTGCCCTGGTGA
- the fadA gene encoding acetyl-CoA C-acyltransferase FadA, translating into MQANGSNEVVIVDAVRTAMGRSKGGMFRDTRAEELSAELMKALVRRNNLDPNEIEDVIWGCVQQTKEQGLNIGRNAALMAGLPHAVAGQTVNRLCGSSMQSIHTAVGAIAAGIDGVYLCGGVEHMGHVPMDYNVDIAPQLSKYVAKPAAMMGLTAEMLANIHQIERKAQDEFALRSHQRAYRANVDGEFADEIVPVRGVNENGHLKMCDADEVVRADANLEALSSLRPAFNPRGGTVTAGNSSAISDGAAAVLVMSAAKAKSLGMTPMARIRGMAVAGCDPSVMGRGPVPATQKALKRAGVSLADIDYIELNEAFAAQSLAVLNELGIADRQDVINVRGGAIALGHPLGTSGARITGALAHVLEDKGGTLGLATMCIGMGQGIATVIERVS; encoded by the coding sequence ATGCAAGCCAATGGCAGCAACGAAGTCGTGATCGTCGACGCGGTGCGCACTGCGATGGGCCGCTCGAAGGGCGGCATGTTTCGCGACACCCGCGCCGAAGAACTCTCGGCCGAACTGATGAAAGCGCTGGTCCGGCGCAACAATCTCGACCCGAACGAGATCGAGGACGTCATCTGGGGCTGCGTTCAGCAGACCAAGGAACAGGGCCTGAACATCGGCCGCAACGCCGCGCTGATGGCCGGTCTGCCGCACGCCGTCGCCGGCCAGACCGTGAACCGGTTGTGCGGCTCATCCATGCAGTCGATCCATACCGCGGTCGGCGCCATCGCGGCCGGTATCGATGGCGTCTACCTCTGCGGCGGCGTCGAGCACATGGGGCACGTGCCCATGGACTACAACGTGGATATCGCGCCGCAGCTGTCGAAGTATGTTGCCAAGCCAGCCGCCATGATGGGCCTGACCGCCGAGATGCTGGCCAACATCCACCAGATCGAGCGCAAGGCGCAGGACGAATTCGCGCTGCGAAGCCACCAGCGGGCGTATCGGGCCAACGTCGACGGCGAGTTCGCCGACGAGATCGTGCCCGTGCGCGGGGTGAACGAGAACGGCCATCTCAAGATGTGCGACGCCGATGAAGTCGTGCGGGCGGATGCCAATCTGGAGGCGCTGTCTTCACTGCGCCCGGCGTTCAATCCCCGCGGGGGCACGGTCACCGCCGGCAACTCCTCGGCGATCTCCGACGGCGCGGCGGCGGTGCTGGTCATGTCGGCTGCCAAGGCGAAGTCGCTCGGCATGACGCCGATGGCGCGAATCCGCGGCATGGCGGTGGCCGGTTGCGACCCGTCGGTGATGGGCCGCGGCCCGGTGCCCGCGACGCAGAAGGCGCTCAAGCGTGCGGGCGTAAGCCTCGCCGATATCGACTACATCGAGCTCAACGAAGCATTCGCCGCCCAGAGCCTGGCGGTCCTCAACGAACTGGGCATCGCCGATCGCCAGGACGTGATCAATGTCCGCGGCGGCGCGATTGCGCTCGGCCATCCACTGGGGACCTCCGGCGCGCGCATCACGGGGGCTTTGGCCCATGTGCTGGAGGACAAGGGCGGCACACTGGGCCTGGCGACCATGTGCATCGGCATGGGTCAGGGCATTGCGACCGTGATCGAGCGCGTCAGCTAG
- a CDS encoding energy transducer TonB, with amino-acid sequence MRISRRQWLIAIGWATLLHTLVIALLIWSPSPPTPSSKTSRGVTVSLDKLDTTPPSIKDMPIEQLHDNSREAGRTTSASASSAPTADSVTAPNAPIEAANPVTPAIGNAPSDQGEAVAAAEPSPPEATSEAPEVAAAPASQASDVGPSDATGPPAIAPALSVTPQQTLSDTAPAQQVTARDATQPAGGSRQGAYGNREQATDAYIAKLRAWLGQHKHYPDQARQNHTQGTVKLFLAIDADGKVLESRIAASSGSPALDAAARRMLAASRPLPPMPAAAQRNRLELIIPIVFKLH; translated from the coding sequence ATGCGGATTTCCCGCCGGCAATGGCTGATCGCGATCGGCTGGGCGACGCTGCTTCATACGCTGGTGATCGCACTGCTGATCTGGTCGCCCTCCCCACCGACACCCTCGTCGAAAACCTCGCGCGGCGTGACGGTGTCGCTCGATAAGTTGGACACCACGCCGCCCAGCATCAAGGACATGCCGATCGAGCAACTGCACGACAACAGCCGCGAAGCCGGCCGCACGACCAGCGCATCGGCATCATCTGCGCCGACGGCCGACAGCGTTACCGCACCGAACGCGCCGATCGAAGCCGCCAACCCGGTCACGCCCGCCATCGGCAATGCGCCGAGTGATCAGGGCGAGGCCGTCGCCGCGGCGGAACCGAGCCCGCCCGAAGCGACATCGGAGGCGCCCGAAGTAGCCGCGGCACCGGCTTCACAGGCATCCGATGTCGGCCCGAGCGATGCTACCGGGCCGCCCGCGATCGCGCCCGCGCTATCGGTCACACCACAACAGACGCTTTCGGATACCGCACCGGCGCAGCAAGTCACGGCGCGCGATGCCACCCAGCCGGCCGGGGGCAGCCGCCAAGGTGCCTACGGCAACCGCGAGCAGGCTACCGATGCCTACATCGCCAAGCTACGCGCGTGGCTGGGCCAGCATAAGCATTATCCGGACCAGGCAAGACAGAACCATACGCAGGGCACGGTCAAACTCTTTCTCGCCATCGATGCCGATGGCAAGGTGCTGGAAAGCCGGATTGCCGCCTCCTCCGGATCGCCGGCGCTGGATGCCGCCGCTCGCCGGATGCTGGCGGCCTCGCGTCCATTGCCGCCGATGCCGGCCGCCGCGCAGCGCAATCGGCTGGAACTGATCATCCCGATCGTGTTCAAGCTGCATTAG
- a CDS encoding Glu/Leu/Phe/Val dehydrogenase dimerization domain-containing protein has protein sequence MTVFSSMVAAGHEQVCFFHEPATGLRAIIAIHSTALGPGLGGVRIRTYHDEAQALTDVLRLSEAMTYKAACAGLSCGGAKAVVMGPFPADREAGMHALADCIERVGGRYIATEDMGMNESDIARLNDVTRFAVGRGLDEGGSGDPSPHTAQGVINGMRSALRAAGMPDDFHSLKVAVQGCGNVGFGVIERLIAQGAEVWASDVDQAAIERARGAGAAIIANDAIITADVDVFAPCGIGAVLNERSIPAIRARVIAGAANNQLATDADAARLAERGIVYAPDFVINAGGLINVADEIDPAGYDSQRVADRVAGIETTLDEIFAEAERSGRTSAEVALALAHARIGAA, from the coding sequence GTGACGGTTTTTTCATCGATGGTCGCAGCCGGCCACGAACAGGTCTGTTTCTTTCATGAGCCGGCGACCGGATTGCGCGCCATCATCGCGATCCATTCCACCGCGCTGGGGCCGGGGCTCGGCGGCGTGCGTATCCGCACCTACCACGATGAGGCCCAGGCTTTAACCGATGTGTTGCGTCTGTCCGAGGCCATGACCTACAAGGCGGCCTGCGCGGGATTGTCGTGTGGCGGCGCCAAGGCCGTGGTCATGGGCCCGTTTCCGGCCGATCGCGAAGCCGGTATGCATGCGCTGGCCGACTGCATCGAGCGCGTTGGCGGGCGTTATATCGCAACCGAAGACATGGGCATGAACGAGTCGGACATCGCCCGGCTTAACGATGTCACCCGGTTCGCGGTGGGCCGCGGCCTGGATGAGGGCGGTTCGGGGGATCCGTCGCCGCACACCGCCCAGGGCGTGATCAACGGCATGCGCTCGGCGCTGCGGGCTGCCGGCATGCCCGATGATTTCCACAGCCTGAAAGTTGCCGTGCAAGGTTGTGGCAATGTGGGCTTCGGCGTCATCGAGCGTCTGATCGCCCAGGGGGCCGAGGTGTGGGCCTCCGACGTCGACCAAGCGGCGATCGAACGCGCGCGTGGCGCCGGGGCGGCCATCATCGCAAACGACGCGATCATCACTGCGGACGTGGATGTGTTCGCGCCCTGTGGCATTGGCGCGGTGCTCAACGAACGGAGTATCCCGGCCATTCGGGCCCGCGTGATCGCTGGCGCGGCCAACAACCAGCTCGCCACCGACGCCGATGCGGCGCGGCTGGCGGAGCGCGGCATCGTGTACGCGCCGGATTTCGTCATCAATGCCGGTGGGTTGATCAACGTGGCCGACGAGATCGATCCCGCCGGCTATGACAGCCAGCGCGTCGCGGACCGCGTGGCCGGGATCGAGACGACGCTCGACGAGATCTTTGCCGAGGCCGAACGCAGCGGCCGGACCTCGGCCGAGGTCGCGCTTGCGCTTGCGCATGCCCGGATCGGCGCCGCGTGA
- a CDS encoding MotA/TolQ/ExbB proton channel family protein: MLQNLVELLNHLNDKLLVGGPVVILLALISIVAITIIVAKLMQFRTAGISDFRSAREALSLYRTGNAPAALAATRRSRSPVARVARRTLELKARQSLPEARIREEIMQYGADILEELRSHLRTLEVIASLSPLLGLFGTVLGMIEAFQALQAAGNQVNPALLSGGIWQALLTTAVGLGVAMPVMVAVNWFERLIDRQAQEMDSIVTRIFILDPSQPDTEPDIDTDEPFVYRRPVI, from the coding sequence GTGCTGCAAAATCTAGTCGAACTGCTCAACCACCTCAACGACAAACTGCTTGTCGGCGGCCCGGTCGTGATTCTTCTGGCGCTGATATCGATCGTCGCGATCACGATCATCGTGGCCAAGCTGATGCAGTTCCGCACCGCCGGGATCAGCGACTTCCGCTCGGCACGCGAGGCACTCTCGCTCTACCGAACCGGCAATGCGCCCGCGGCGCTGGCCGCGACGCGGCGCTCGCGCAGCCCGGTGGCCCGGGTGGCCCGGCGCACGCTGGAGCTCAAGGCGCGTCAAAGCCTGCCCGAAGCCCGGATACGCGAAGAGATCATGCAATACGGCGCCGATATCCTCGAGGAACTCCGCTCGCATCTGCGCACGCTCGAAGTCATCGCATCGCTCTCGCCGCTGCTCGGCCTGTTCGGCACCGTGCTCGGCATGATCGAGGCATTCCAGGCGCTCCAGGCCGCGGGCAACCAGGTCAACCCGGCGCTGCTCTCCGGCGGCATCTGGCAGGCGCTGCTGACCACCGCCGTCGGTCTGGGGGTGGCCATGCCGGTCATGGTTGCGGTGAACTGGTTCGAACGCCTTATTGATCGCCAGGCCCAGGAGATGGATAGCATCGTCACGCGTATTTTCATACTCGATCCGTCGCAGCCCGATACCGAACCGGATATCGATACCGATGAACCCTTCGTCTATCGCCGCCCCGTCATTTAG
- a CDS encoding biopolymer transporter ExbD yields the protein MRFQRARRSTSMAARLDDAVLPLTNVVFLLLIFFMLAGQLATPSPLGVKPPHSTSPTPVDQQGIEISLATGGRVALNDQPIQEDALEKAVRQRLQRRPNTPIRLRADAGLATSRVVKMMHVLRAAGAHRLRLVTQSTRG from the coding sequence ATGCGTTTTCAGCGCGCCCGTCGCTCGACCTCCATGGCCGCACGCCTGGACGATGCGGTATTGCCGCTGACCAATGTGGTTTTCCTGCTGCTGATTTTCTTCATGCTCGCCGGCCAACTGGCCACACCCTCGCCGCTGGGCGTCAAGCCGCCCCACTCGACCAGCCCGACCCCCGTGGACCAACAGGGCATCGAAATCTCGCTGGCAACCGGCGGTCGCGTGGCCCTGAACGATCAGCCGATTCAGGAGGACGCGCTGGAAAAAGCGGTCCGGCAACGGCTGCAACGGCGGCCGAACACGCCGATCCGCCTGCGCGCCGACGCCGGCCTGGCCACGAGTCGAGTCGTGAAGATGATGCACGTCTTGCGGGCGGCCGGCGCCCATCGCCTGCGGCTCGTGACCCAATCAACCCGCGGATAA
- a CDS encoding Tat pathway signal sequence domain protein: MQRLRILLCVGALSFAGMALAQTHDGQSMAGNPSAAQASGDSSASANTSGAGSANTASSAATGNPSAAQTSSAGPASSQAVDVELNKMTTVDNACRAYLVTQNLTNRSFDSFKLDVVMFDNNGIVAKRLAVQLGPMPAGKTSLKVFDIPGLACKKIGQLLLNNVLQCTVDTGKGPPQKRDDCLSLISVSQRGRVPFIE, from the coding sequence ATGCAACGATTACGCATTCTGCTGTGCGTTGGCGCGCTAAGCTTTGCCGGCATGGCGTTGGCCCAGACGCATGACGGCCAATCGATGGCCGGTAATCCCTCGGCCGCCCAGGCAAGCGGGGATTCCAGCGCCAGTGCCAACACGTCCGGCGCTGGCAGCGCCAACACGGCATCGAGCGCCGCAACCGGCAATCCATCGGCCGCTCAGACATCCAGCGCGGGGCCGGCAAGTTCGCAGGCAGTGGATGTCGAGCTCAACAAGATGACCACGGTCGACAATGCATGCCGGGCCTATCTCGTCACCCAGAACCTGACCAACCGCTCGTTCGATTCGTTCAAACTGGACGTGGTGATGTTCGACAACAACGGCATCGTGGCCAAGCGTCTTGCGGTGCAACTGGGGCCGATGCCGGCCGGCAAGACCAGCCTCAAGGTGTTCGACATCCCGGGGCTCGCCTGTAAGAAGATCGGGCAACTGCTGCTCAACAATGTGCTGCAGTGCACGGTGGATACCGGCAAGGGCCCGCCGCAAAAGCGTGACGACTGCCTCTCCCTGATTTCTGTGTCGCAGCGCGGTCGCGTACCGTTCATCGAGTAG
- a CDS encoding biopolymer transporter ExbD has product MNPSSIAAPSFSSAGRRRRARLIGLTPLIDVVFILLLFFMLAYNFTDEHRITLDTASGSAHAHGIEGALLVEVRTDGVRFAGHYMPMKKLIARVTAARRRHPGRRVLVRSADGVTLQDTVHVLDALSQAGVQHISLMDATARAGGHSS; this is encoded by the coding sequence ATGAACCCTTCGTCTATCGCCGCCCCGTCATTTAGCAGCGCCGGCCGACGCCGCCGCGCGCGGCTCATCGGCCTGACGCCGCTGATCGATGTGGTGTTCATCCTGCTGCTATTCTTCATGCTCGCCTATAACTTCACCGACGAGCACCGGATCACGCTGGATACCGCCTCGGGAAGCGCGCATGCCCACGGCATCGAAGGTGCCCTGCTGGTCGAGGTGCGCACGGACGGCGTCCGCTTCGCGGGCCACTATATGCCGATGAAAAAGCTGATCGCCCGGGTGACAGCGGCGCGGCGCAGGCACCCGGGCCGCCGCGTGCTGGTCCGATCGGCCGACGGCGTCACACTGCAGGACACCGTGCATGTGCTGGATGCGCTGTCGCAGGCCGGCGTCCAGCATATTTCACTGATGGACGCCACGGCCCGGGCCGGCGGGCACTCGTCCTGA